The Plutella xylostella chromosome 30, ilPluXylo3.1, whole genome shotgun sequence genome contains a region encoding:
- the LOC125491071 gene encoding adenosine 5'-monophosphoramidase HINT1 — protein MAAAPLSDEVTKAQAVAEPPAGPTIFDKIIAKEIPADIIYEDDKCLAFNDIAAQAPVHFLVIPKKRIARLQDAQDDDEALLGHLMLVARQLGNKKSPGGWRLVVNNGRDGAQSVYHLHLHVLGGRQMGWPPG, from the exons ATGGCGGCAGCGCCGCTGTCCGACGAGGTGACGAAGGCGCAGGCCGTGGCGGAGCCGCCGGCGGGGCCCACGATCTTCGACAAGATCATCGCGAAGGAGATCCCCGCAGACATCATCTACGAGGACGACAAGTGCCTCGCCTTCAACGACATCGCGGCGCAGGCGCCCGTGCACTTCCTCGTCATCCCCAAGAAGAGGATTGCTCGGCTGCAGGACGCGCAGGATGATGATGAGGCG CTCCTGGGTCACCTGATGCTGGTGGCACGTCAGCTTGGCAACAAGAAGTCTCCAGGTGGGTGGCGCCTGGTCGTGAACAATGGGCGGGACGGAGCTCAGAGTGTGTACCACCTGCACTTGCATGTCCTCGGGGGAAGGCAGATGGGCTGGCCCCCGGGGTAA